Proteins encoded by one window of Collimonas fungivorans:
- a CDS encoding TauD/TfdA family dioxygenase, whose translation MQNIVENIAATVTAGTGFPALVEVDPDLPDCYQWLAVSTPELGRLLLQAGAVLLRGLPLQDAEDFRRAVAAMAPALRDYSGGTSPRSQVADGVYTSTEYPKHLEIPLHNEMSYASRWPQRLYFFCNTPPDSGGETPVADSRKILAAMPADIVSEFERRQLMYVRNLASAESRYNSWTKVFLTGDKARVEGYCRDMDIGFEWLASGGLRISEIRPALRTHPVTGELVWFNQAHLFHASNTPLASNLSAQIESGLPMAAYYGDGGRIANDTLATVREVMRGARTMFRWQKGDLLVVDNVLAAHGRMPFDGQRQILVAMS comes from the coding sequence ATGCAGAACATTGTAGAAAATATCGCGGCAACGGTGACGGCCGGCACGGGTTTTCCAGCGCTGGTGGAAGTCGATCCAGACCTTCCCGATTGCTACCAGTGGCTGGCGGTGTCAACCCCGGAGCTGGGCAGGCTGCTGCTGCAGGCGGGCGCTGTCCTGCTCAGGGGTCTGCCGCTGCAGGATGCGGAAGACTTCAGGCGGGCGGTGGCGGCGATGGCGCCGGCACTGCGCGACTATTCCGGCGGCACCTCGCCGCGCAGCCAGGTGGCCGACGGCGTGTATACCTCGACCGAATATCCAAAACACCTGGAGATCCCGCTCCACAACGAGATGTCCTACGCCAGCCGCTGGCCGCAGCGGCTGTATTTTTTCTGCAATACGCCGCCGGACAGCGGCGGCGAAACCCCGGTCGCCGATTCCAGGAAAATCCTGGCCGCGATGCCGGCCGATATCGTCTCGGAATTCGAGCGCCGCCAGCTGATGTATGTGCGCAACCTGGCCTCGGCCGAATCCAGGTACAACTCCTGGACCAAGGTTTTTCTCACCGGCGACAAGGCCAGGGTGGAAGGGTATTGCCGCGACATGGACATCGGTTTTGAATGGCTGGCGAGCGGCGGCTTGCGCATCAGCGAAATCCGGCCGGCCTTGCGCACCCATCCTGTCACCGGCGAACTGGTCTGGTTCAACCAGGCACACCTGTTCCATGCCTCCAACACGCCGCTGGCGAGCAACCTCAGCGCGCAGATCGAAAGCGGCTTGCCGATGGCGGCTTATTACGGCGACGGCGGCCGCATAGCCAACGATACGCTGGCGACCGTGCGCGAAGTCATGCGTGGCGCCAGGACCATGTTCCGCTGGCAGAAAGGCGATTTGCTGGTGGTCGACAACGTATTGGCGGCCCATGGCCGCATGCCGTTCGACGGCCAGCGCCAGATACTGGTCGCCATGTCATGA